In Eubalaena glacialis isolate mEubGla1 chromosome 4, mEubGla1.1.hap2.+ XY, whole genome shotgun sequence, the genomic window ACTTCTCCTTGTGTAGTGATACCATTGCCTGTTTTGATATAGAGTGTTAATAGCACAAGTGGATGTTGTTAGCTGCATTCAGTAAGgttttaccaaaaataaataaataaaaagataagctTAGAAAAGAACTTGGCTCGTTTACAACTAGgggtgaaagagaaaagagagaatgctGATTCCAGGTTTTATCaatcaggattctccagagaaatagaaccaacggcctatataaagagagagatttattttaaggaattggctcacatgattgtggGGCTGGCAAATCTGAAATCTGCAGGCTGGGCTGGAGACCAGGGAAGAGTTGGCATTGCAGGTCCAGTCTCAAGGAAGTCTGAGGTCATTGGGGTGGGCTAATCCTGTaagattggtgtccttataaaaaaggggaaattaggacacagacccCCACAAAGGgacgaccatgtgaggacacagggagaagaaggagtctacacgccaaggagagaggcctcagggcaaaccagccctgcccacaccttgatctcaggcttctggcctccagaactgtgggaatatgaatttctattgtttaaaccatccagtctgtggtactttgttttgtCAGTCCTAGTAAATTAATATACCAGGACTCTGGGTAGATGTTCGGCTGCTGGTAACAGTTTCATAAAATTGCTTTGCTATTGTCATTTTGAAAGCACTCATGCTTATAAGTTCTGTGCAGTATACTCTTGAGAAGTTTTGTGGGTGATAAACACCTAGAAGACAGGATCTGTCTTTTGTTGATGAGTATGATTAATTATGTCCCTGAAATATTAAACCAAATTCTTTCAGCTGACTGGGACGGTCTAAGAATTCAGCGAAATATTTACTCATGAAATGATACagcattttggatttttttttcaaaataatctaaGCGAGAGGAGGGCAGATGTATAAGTGAGTCAAAATTAGTCTTAGGCTGATAATTGCTGAAGTCCAGTTCATTTTACTATTTTGTCTACCTTGGCACATActtgaaatttctcttttttttttttaaagaaaagaacttAGCTATTTAACACATTATTTTGGTTCTTCTTGAGTCTCAGCCACAAAGACTTTGAGGTCACCCTACTTGGCCTGACCCTGATCATATGGTCATAACCAAAGTCATGACTATCTATATGTTTAGCATTCGTTCTAGGAGTGTGTAATTTtattattgtcctcatttctttccacTGAGAGTAGATGAGTTCTGCCTTGAACATAGTTTGTATACCTGTATAACCATAATGTTCACTCACTCCAACCTCCCACAGGTTTCCAGTGATGGCCATATTCATTCATACAAACAGGCAAAAATCCCCTGCCCTCAAAAAACTCAGAGAAATAATAATACCTTCTGCTCCTTCATTAGTGTTCTCTGGCACACCCTAGTTtcaatgtgtgatttttttcaaaaagaaacgtCTAGCTTTGTTATATCCCCTTTTGTCGAGCCATCTGTGAATGTCCCTGATGAGAATGTGAACCCTACCACCTGTGGAAGAATGAGCTTCATTTTTACTGCATATCCTCGGTGATTTGAATAATGGACAACTAAATAGGTCCTAAGGGAAAATCTGACTAAAGAAGTCTGTGGTAGGCAGACTGCAACCTCCCGCTTCCCAAGATCTCCATGTCCTAGTCCCAAGGACCTGTCAGTAAGTTCTGTCCCACAGCCAACAGGACTTTGTAGCTGTCATTAAAGTTACAAACCTTAAGATaaaaagattatcctggattttcCAGTTCAATTGCAggagcccttaaaagcagagaactatCTCCGGCTGGAGTAAAGAAAGATATAGCACAGAAGTCAGAAAGATTGGAAGCTGGAGGAGGACCTGCCCTGCCCTCGGTGGAGAGGAGTACCTGGAGAGCATGAGAAGGAATGTGGGCAGGTTCTAGGGGAAAAGACAGTCCAGCGCTCACAGTCAGCTGGGAAATGAACCTCATCCGGACAAACCTAGTGAGCCTGGGGGCACAATTAGCCCCCAGAAAGGAACATGCAGACATCTTGAATTGAGCTAATGAGACTCAACAGAGGAGTGAGGTGTGCCTGGACTTCCAAACTGCAGAACCTCAGGATAATAAATGGGTTTTGTTTGAAGTCACTACATTGGaggtaatttgttatgacagcaacagaaaactaatatgaAGTCTGTTTTAAAGATAACTAGGAGAGTTTGGGTTAATAGAGAGGCCCTTGGAATCTACTTTGCTTTAGAAATAAGAGTCCACTTGCAGCTGGTGAACCTGGAGGATATCTGAGTACTTTGGGATACAAAGTCAGTGGGCCTTGCTCTTTCCTTCTTCGGAACAGCAGTCACATCTCACTGGTAAGCCCTTCCTAGGTGCAGAAATGTACTTCCAGTAGAGACAGCACAGGTCCTTGAAAAAGTGGATGGCATGGAAGGTCCTATTTATATGGTTTACATTCAGATGCGGACTTGGATAAATTGAACATCTGATTGGATTTGAGAGAACATTTAAATGAGCATGAACAGTTCTGCTCTCTAATTGGATAAAATAGCTAGGGATGTCAGCCAATCAGAACACAGATACTTCCAGAGGCCCTTCAAATAGCGCCCCTGTGTGGAACTCTTGCCATCAGAATGAAGCTGGGTTACTCACAGGAAGGCAGGGACTTTTCAACATGGGGAAATCTATAAATATGACTCGGTGTTGATAGATGAAAAAAGTTCATAATCATTActggttaaaaaagaaataacaagccccaaatggagtcacttgtgctaagtcCCATGTCAACAAACTAAGACTTACTACCTAACCTAATTGCAGTTTCAGCCTGTCCCAAGAATGTGACCTTTAACCAGTCAACGTAGAATTAcctgttcagggcttccctggtggcgcaatggttaagaatccgcctgccaatgcaggggacatgggttcgagccctgatccgggaagatcccacatgccatggagcaactaagcccgtgcgccacaactaccgagcctgtgagccacaactactgaagcccgcgcacctggagcccatgctctgcaacaagagaagccactgcaatgagaagcctgcgcaccgcaatgagaaacccgcgcaccacaacaaagagtagcccccactcaacgcaactaaagaaagcctcctcgcagcaatgaagacccaacgcagccataaatgaataaataaaaattaaaaaaaaaaaagaattacctgttcagcactagtgaggtaatcTACCTGATAGAcaccccactccctttccccaaAGGAAGGTGACCTTGCCTGAAACAATCAGCTCTTTGCTAGAATAACTTCCTTGCCCCGCCCTCTTCTGCCTATAAAAGGcttccattttgtacagctctttggaattcctttctatctgctaaaTGGAATGCTGCCTGATGCATGAATCTATGctaattagatcttcaaatttactcagttgaattttgctttttaacattACTAAAAGTATTTTTGCTAATATTGGATAgttctctctttaaaataaatatttactaatattggatagttaccttttttaataaatagtaagcatttagtaaaataataataaattcatgATTTCTTATCTTGATAAAACAAGTAGCTCTCAAACAAAGCCCCAGCATGATGTATGATGGTGAAATAAATCATTACCTGAGTGACAAGGAAGTCCAGTATTACCTTTATTCTAGAATATTAGTGAATGTAGtaaaaaagatttgtttttttggttcgtttgtttgttttttggttttttaggcAAATGGTATACACTTCAAAGTATTTGAAAGTATTTAAAACCTGGAAAGCCTAAAGCAGTATATCCAAAGTGTGGTCTGAGGCAGCATCATCAGTGTCACTTGAGAACTTGTTACGGATGTAAACTCTTGGGTCCATCCCAGACCAACTGAATAAGAACAGGATGAGGCCTAGCCATCTGCTTTGCAAAGTTCTTCAGGTGTTTGGATGAATGTTAACATTTGAGAGCCACTGTCCTAGAGAAACAACTCAAACACAAACAAAAGGGTTCACTCAGAAATTCAGACAAATACATTATCTTTCCTGTCTCCAGATGAGAGTTGGTAGAAAATCTAATGGGAAAATTTCACTCattatactaaataaaataaacaaagataatctcaaaaaatataaagtttgTTGATAAGTTTATAGAGAAGGTTTAGATAAAACAGAGGGACCTGCTTCCTTGGCTATTAAAAcaagtttgaagaaaaaaatccattttcccctaaactgatctataaattcaacatAATcccattaggattttctttgttatgtgaaaaaaaaagtcataaagttttctctagaaggaaatagagagaaggcaggaaaatTCTTTCAAAGTataagaattttctatatataagatcatgtggggcttccctggtggcgcagtggttgagaatctgcctgccaatgcaggggacacgggttcgagccctggtctgggaagatcccacatgctgcggagcaactaggcccgtgagccacaactactgagcctgcgtgtctgaagcctgtgccccgcaagaagagaggccacgatagtgaaaggaccgcgcaccgcgatgaagagtggcccccgcttgccgcaactagagaaagccctcgcacgaaacgaagacccaacacagccaaaaataaataaataaataaataaataatccttccctctactttaaaaaaaaaaaaaaaagatcatgtgatttgcaaatagagatggttttatttcttccctttcaatCTGGATGTTTTCTTATACTTAAAATCCTAGGGACTGTCATTAAACTGTTTGTTTCTAATCTAGGCTAATGCTGtattctatcatttttttctaagtatctctcttaaaagaaaattctttaattGGCTTGAGATACAGCTTATCCCTTCCGGCAAGATTATAATAAAAGTTTTacatgacatatatatatgtaataaaacttttcataactaaattgttattttaaatgagttagagattttttttttaatttatttatttatttttggctgtgttgggtcttcgtttcgtgcgagggctttctctagttgtggcaagtgggggccactcttcatcgcggtgcgcggacctctcactatcgtggcctctcttgttgcggagcacaggctccaggcacgcagtctcagcagttgtggctcacgggcctagttgctccgcggcatgtgggatcttcccagaccagggctcgaacccgtgtcccctgcattggcaggcagattctcaaccactgtgctacTAGGGAAACCCTGAGTTAGAGATTTTTTAAGGCCTGAAGTATTGAAGAAATGCCAGGCCTCCAGGAAAATTACTGCTAAACTATTAAGAAATATGAAATTCTACGGATAAACAAATTCTCCCAAAataaaggatgaaagaaaacctttttttttgccttctgaagaaaatataatgttgctattaaaatgaataaagatgacccaccaaaggggaaaaaaaaattacagaccgcAGTCacttataaataaggaaacagaaattctactttaatattagcaaactgattcCAATGCATTAAAAAACGACAATAACAAACTGCAATTGGAAACTGCATAAATGGTGTTGGCTAGTGTGTTGGATGAGGCCATTTTACATCCCTTTGGGGATAAAGGGTGAATCCACCAGGATGGCCATAGGCGATATATAAGAAAGGAGACACGTTAAAGTAGAAATCTATCAAggagtgtattagttttctagggttgTATAATGAATGCCacatactgggtggcttaagcaatagAAACTTATTGTCCCACGGTTCTAGAGGCCAAAAGTTCAAAATCAAAGTGACTGCAGGGTCAGTTCGTCCCAGGGCCACAAGGAAAGTATTTGTTTCAGGCCTCTCTCCTTTATAGACAGCCattttctccctgtctctcctcacattgtcttccctctgtgcatgtctagctgtccaaatttctcctttaaaCAAGGACATCAGTTATATTAaattagggcccaccttaatgacctcatcttaccttaatcacatctgttaaagaccctgtctccaagtacagtcacattctgaggtactggcggTTAGGTCtctaacatatgaatttgggaggacacaattcaacccataatggAGAAGGAATTAATAAGCaatttaaaacttgttttctgAATCCACCTATGTTGATATGTTTCCTGCTGGAAACTGGAGTGAAAGCTGATGGGCGCCACAGCTCTTCTTCTGACGGTGGAGGGAGCTCTGAAGAGAGCCATTGGTTCTGACGCTTGCTTGGAGCTGGTGTACTTGGTGCCCTCAGACACAGTGTACTTGGCCAGCTCGCTGGGCAGGAGCAGGTGCATGCTGTCTGCACCTTTCTGGAAGTGATGGTCAAGCACCTATTACTAATGCACCAGGCAGGAACGTGCTCAGAAAAAAATTCGTCTCTCTTAATAAAGACTTCCCCCTCTTCAGACACCAATCACAACCCCAGgatgtcacctgtgcttctgactgactggtTATAGATCAGAGGTTTCCgtgaccccctcctcaggttcagtTAATTGCTAGAGCAGCAGACAGAGCTCACAGGAACATTTTACTtaactagattaccagtttattatgaaAGAATATAACTCAGGGACAGCCAGATGGCAAGGCATGAGGGAAGGGGTGCAAAGTTTCCACGCCCTCTCCTAGtgcaccactctccccaaatcttcacatgttcaccaaccctgACGCTCTTGGaactgtccttttgggtttttacgGAGGCTTCAGTACTAGGCGTGACTGATTAAACCATTGTCCACTggcaattgattcaacctccagcccctctcccctcccttgaggtggggggagtgggaccctctaatcacatggttggttgccctggcaaccagcccccatccttaggggcTTCCCAAAATCACTTCATAAAGATAACAAAAGACAACTTTATTGCTGTTATCACAGGAAATTCTAggtgttttaggagctctgtgccagaaacaggaacaaagaccaaatatatactttttacaaTAAATCATAAGATCACACACACTTTCATTGGTTTTACTTTCAGGGACCCCACCAATTTCTCTTTGTGAAAATAGGAGAAAACTCCCCTCCTGGTCTGGCCAAGGGaggagaaaagcaagaaatataCTCAGAATGTTCTCCACAACAGGGGAAGACTTAAGCAGAGCTTTATCCCACCAGGGAAGGGCATTTCTCTCACTCCAGCCCCTCTCACCCTCCTGTCTCACCTAAAGAAGGCAAAACCGCTAAGAAACACCTGTGAAGGTCATATCCCAGGGACACAAGATCACCAAGAGATTGAGATTTAATCACAGCATTATGTATGGCACACTCCCCCTGCTCACAGCCTACCACCACCCTAACAGGGCTCTAGTATAATAAGAGCACATCATGTTTGAGAGAGCTGTAAGAGGCAGACTGTATCTGAGACAGAGTTCTTAGACAGGCTCAAAGACAACAGGACAGACAAAAATAAGGACCTCAGGAGAATTTAAAGCTTCTGGTGCCTTGAGTTAAAATCAACACTAAGCACAGCCCAACTCTAGTCCAGCCCAACTCCAATCCAGAAAAACATAAATCCTCACACTCAAAGCCAATTAGCCATAGTTCTTattacccagtacatcatgtccaGCTTTCAACCAAAAATACTAGCCATTTCAGAAGGCAAAAAAAGACACAGTCCAAATTCATAAACAAGCAtagaaccagactcagatgtgACACAGGTGTTGGAATTATCTATCAGACCACaattttaaaactgtgattaagatGTTAAGGGCTCTAAtagataaagtagacagcatacAAGAACAGACAGACAATGTATGTAGGGAGATGAAAAtgctaagaaagaatcaaaaggaaatgttagAAATTGAAAACACTAACAAATGAAGACcgcctttgatgggctcatcagtCAACTGTCTATGATctaggaaagaatcagtgagcttgaagaaATGTCAATAGAAACCTCCCAAACTgacatctaaaatgaaaaaaatagtaacaataaatagaaaacagaatatccaaggactgtgggaTAATTACAAAAGGTGTGGCATACATGTAATTAGAatagcagaaggagaagagaggagggatAGAAGAAATATGtgaataatggctgagaattttccaaaattaatgatggAGACTAAACCACGTATCCAGGAGGTTCaaagaacaccaagcaggataaatagcAAAAAAATCTATACCAAGGCACATCGTATTCAACTACagaaagtaaaatatgaaaatatctttaaagaacCAGAGGGGGAGAAAACACTTTAACTACAGAGAAACAAGGAtaagacttctcatcagaaatcatgaAAGCAAAAATGTGTGGCATGAAATATGTAAAATGATGATATAAAAAAtgtcaccaacctagaattctgtatccagcaaagttattcttcaaaagtgaaggagaattagactttctcagacaaacaataATGGATAGAATTTCACCAGTAGACCTGCTTTGCAAGAAATGGTAAAAGGAGTtcttcaaagagaaggaaaatgatgaagGTCAGAAAcacagatctacataaagaaaggaagagtatTAGAGAAGGAATAAGTGAGGGTAAAATAAAATCCTTTATTTCTCTATTCTTAATAACTGATAACTGTTCAAATAGTAACAGCAATAATATATTGGATGATAATGACAGCAATGTTATAAGGGATGGAAGGGAGGAAATGGTAATACTCTATTATTCCTGTTTATAAGTTACCTGCACTACCCAAGAAGTGAAATAGTGTCATTTGAAAGTGGAGATTGGTTATAAATCTATATTTCAAACTCTAGGAAATCACttaaaaaagcttaaaaagaagtataattggTATGCTAAATTGAGGATAGGGTATGGAATCATATCACAGTACAGCCATGAAAGAGATCTCTAAATATCCTTAACGCCCATAACCACTCTCAAATGACAGCAGTTACAAGTCTTCCCCTATTAGAAGTTGTTATTTAATGCATTGATAAAAGTGTACATTTATAACTATCTgacaaatttacatatatattgataatttgtatatgttttgataacttatttcaatataattgattctttgcaattttttattttatgcatttaaaaacattctgaGGCATTTTACtttatgcattaaaaaatatttttaaatattctgagcTTTACCAAACTACCAGAGTGGCTCAtagaaccaaaaaaagaaaagaaaagaaaaaattaaaattcttgccATCTATTCAAACTAAACAAAAGCGAAAactcctaaaaaaagaaaaagttacaaaGGCTCATTAGGAAGGGTATTTAAGATGTGACAGAATTCTTTCTTACCATTGAGGCAGTGGGGGTTCACTACAGTGGAGATAACCTCAAGCTGAACCTCATAAAATGGATATAGACACAATGGAGACCCCATTATAAGGAACTTGGCTGGGAGAGTTTTTAAATTGGAGAATGGGTGCTTCAGAGGAACTTTCATGCTTCATGTATTCTGTGGATGCTCCAAGGTAGGTGATGATGTGAGGGAGCAGGGTGGACCCCATCCGCCCATACTGAGTGTCATCTTCTCTTGGGATCCTTGTTATCAGGCCAAATGCGGAGTGCAAGCTTCTAGAAGTTTCTTCCCTCCTTGGCCcatagaggaggaggaggagagtgcTGAGGAAAAACAAGGGAGCTGTGCACGGAGATGCAACACCCACGATGACGCCAACCAGAACCCAGACCCGACGCCCACCCCAACCCAGACCAGCTCAGCCTGCGAGCTGACCGGCGAGCTCCACGACGCCAACCTGACTGTGGGGCCAAACCCATGCAAAGCGAAAATAAGGGGCAGGCGCCTAAGCAGAATGCCCCATGGACCAGTCAGAGCTTAGCCTGTCATCACGCTGCCCGGCACCTGGCCAATGGGAAGGCGGCAGCCTCTGTAAAAGTAGGCAGGCTCGCCGCATACGCGTTCAGGGAGCAACTGAGGAGGCTGTAACAGCCCTTTGGGTTCTCGGGATAGCGGAGAAATGGCACGAACAAACAAGACGGCGTGGAAGTCCATCGGCGGCAAAGCACCTCGCAAACAACTGACTACCAAAGTAGCTCGGAAGAGCGCACCAGCCACCGGGGGCGTGAAGAAGCCGCACAGGTACTGGCCGGGCACTGTAGCACTGTGCGAGATTCGTCGCTACCAGAAGTCCCCAGAACTTCTGATTGGTAAGTTATCCTTCCAGCGCCTGGTCCGGGAGATTGCGCAGGACTTTAAGATGGACCTGCGTTTCCAGAGCTCGGCTGTAAGGGCACTGCAGGAAGTCTGTGAGGCATACCTGGCGGGTCTTTTTGAAGACACCAACCTATGTGCCATCCATGCCAACCGTGTCACTATTATGCCCAAGGATATTCAGCTGGCACGCCGTATCCGCGGAAAATGTGCCTAAACTGCACACGCAGCCGCTGATCTCACCCCAAAATCTATTTTAAGAGCCACTACCTGCTCACAAAGGGCACTGTGCACAAACCAAGTAGCGGGTGCCTTTTCTCTCCAATAAACCAGAGGCCTAGCTAGCTGTGTATCAACGTAGTCCCTTATTGGGGTTTATTGATATGAAATCACTGGTTAGTTCCTAGTGTTTGAAGACGAGGAGATTTTCCCTTGCAAGTTAACCATCAGAACAATAGCTGATCATTTTGTGTGCACCTGGTAACAAGTTTTCCAACCCCGTAGAACAGTCTAAACTTG contains:
- the H3-4 gene encoding histone H3.1t: MARTNKTAWKSIGGKAPRKQLTTKVARKSAPATGGVKKPHRYWPGTVALCEIRRYQKSPELLIGKLSFQRLVREIAQDFKMDLRFQSSAVRALQEVCEAYLAGLFEDTNLCAIHANRVTIMPKDIQLARRIRGKCA